A genomic region of Catenulispora sp. MAP5-51 contains the following coding sequences:
- a CDS encoding DUF397 domain-containing protein: MGSNGCGQWSKSSFCANDKDCVEVWFGGGSAHVRNSHDRQGPVLVFNRGEWEAFLLGAFNGEFEMPI, translated from the coding sequence ATGGGCTCAAACGGATGCGGGCAGTGGTCCAAGAGCAGCTTCTGCGCCAATGACAAGGATTGCGTGGAGGTCTGGTTCGGCGGTGGCAGCGCGCACGTTCGCAACAGCCACGATCGGCAGGGGCCGGTGTTGGTGTTCAACCGGGGTGAGTGGGAAGCGTTCCTGCTCGGCGCGTTCAACGGCGAATTCGAGATGCCCATCTGA